In Archangium violaceum, the following are encoded in one genomic region:
- a CDS encoding TetR/AcrR family transcriptional regulator, with amino-acid sequence MSPAVAPRWKRLEPDTRREQILECATRLFGERPYAEVSTTDIAREAGVARGLLNHYFGQKRDLYLKVVKRMLLMPGLDESVPMTGTLRQRVERSVEWYLDTVATHGKTYVAVTGAGGIGADPEVERIISEADDVAAAKTLEFLGLKVEVGSDARHRAMMRSYGGLVKATIREWIRGGTLSREDAHLLLSEALITIVRDVFPQLHHDAHPEHGDSRGSGSGRKRGKDER; translated from the coding sequence ATGAGCCCAGCCGTTGCTCCTCGCTGGAAACGGCTCGAGCCGGATACGCGCAGGGAACAGATTCTGGAGTGCGCCACGCGGCTGTTCGGCGAGCGCCCGTACGCGGAAGTCTCCACCACGGACATCGCCCGGGAGGCGGGCGTCGCCCGGGGATTGCTCAATCACTACTTCGGGCAGAAGCGGGATCTCTATTTGAAGGTCGTGAAGAGGATGCTGCTCATGCCCGGCCTGGACGAGAGTGTGCCCATGACGGGAACCTTGCGGCAGCGGGTGGAGCGCAGTGTCGAGTGGTACCTCGATACGGTGGCGACCCACGGAAAGACCTATGTGGCGGTTACCGGCGCGGGGGGCATCGGCGCGGATCCGGAGGTCGAGCGCATCATCTCGGAGGCGGACGACGTGGCCGCCGCGAAGACGCTCGAGTTCCTGGGTCTCAAGGTCGAGGTCGGAAGTGACGCGCGGCACCGGGCGATGATGCGCTCCTACGGCGGGCTGGTGAAAGCCACCATCCGCGAGTGGATCCGCGGCGGGACACTCTCGCGCGAGGACGCGCACCTGCTCCTGAGCGAAGCGCTCATCACGATCGTGCGCGACGTATTCCCCCAGCTCCATCACGACGCCCACCCCGAGCACGGAGACTCCCGGGGGTCGGGGTCA
- a CDS encoding enoyl-CoA hydratase-related protein: MSYQHIRSSVADRVATLELNRPEARNGFTVTMADELADALGDADANEDVRVVILTGAGKDFCVGADLSGRSFEVSNINHLERGWVEPATRVTRKMFALRKPVIAAVRGAAVGVGSTMILPADFRLAAKDSRFGFVFSRRGIYPEAGSCWFLPRLVGMGRALDWMVSGRLIQAEEALGAGLVQSLHEPGALLDAAHALARELVETTAPVSVAVIRQALYRMSALPSPEPAFALDSQLIASCAQNADAEEGVMSFLQKRPAKFPRTLERDLPAFLPWREQKS, translated from the coding sequence ATGAGCTACCAACACATCCGGTCTTCGGTTGCGGATCGGGTCGCTACCCTGGAGTTGAACCGTCCCGAAGCGAGGAACGGATTCACCGTGACCATGGCGGACGAGCTCGCCGACGCGCTCGGTGACGCCGACGCAAACGAAGACGTGCGCGTGGTCATCCTCACCGGCGCTGGCAAGGACTTCTGCGTGGGCGCGGACCTGAGCGGCCGCTCGTTCGAGGTGTCGAATATCAACCATCTGGAGCGCGGCTGGGTCGAGCCGGCGACCCGGGTGACTCGCAAGATGTTTGCGCTGCGCAAGCCGGTCATCGCCGCCGTCCGCGGCGCCGCGGTGGGCGTGGGCTCGACGATGATCCTCCCCGCGGACTTCCGCCTCGCCGCGAAAGACAGCCGCTTTGGCTTCGTCTTCAGCCGGCGTGGCATCTATCCGGAAGCGGGCTCGTGCTGGTTCCTGCCGCGCCTCGTCGGAATGGGGCGCGCGCTGGATTGGATGGTGAGTGGCCGTCTGATCCAGGCGGAAGAGGCGCTCGGCGCGGGCCTGGTCCAGTCCCTCCACGAGCCGGGCGCGCTGCTCGATGCCGCCCATGCGCTCGCCCGCGAGCTGGTCGAGACCACCGCGCCGGTGTCCGTGGCCGTCATCCGGCAGGCCCTCTACCGGATGAGCGCGCTCCCTTCGCCCGAGCCCGCCTTCGCACTCGACAGCCAGCTCATCGCGAGCTGTGCCCAGAACGCGGACGCCGAGGAGGGCGTGATGTCGTTCCTGCAGAAGCGGCCCGCGAAGTTCCCCCGAACGTTGGAGCGGGACCTGCCGGCGTTCCTGCCCTGGCGGGAGCAAAAGTCATGA
- a CDS encoding histidine phosphatase family protein — MGEIYLVRHGQASFGTDDYDRLSAVGVEQAQRLGDWFRMRGLTFDRVVIGALLRHRQTLEATGYTGLEPEILPGLNEYHFHALVDCHLEQCPVEPPLDLKDARVFYRQLRLTLGAWADGTLRHPRLPESWNDFESRIRASLRAMIDRPDAQRVLAISSGGAISALVREVLGLTVDQMITMNLQMVNTGITRLMFKGDKVRLQSWNAQPHLERPDAEHLLSYT, encoded by the coding sequence ATGGGCGAAATCTATCTGGTGCGGCACGGTCAGGCCTCGTTCGGCACCGATGACTACGACCGGCTCTCGGCAGTCGGCGTCGAGCAGGCGCAGCGGTTGGGGGACTGGTTCCGCATGCGCGGTCTGACCTTCGACCGCGTCGTCATCGGAGCGCTGCTGCGCCACCGCCAGACGCTGGAGGCGACCGGCTACACCGGCCTCGAGCCCGAAATCCTGCCGGGCCTCAACGAGTATCACTTTCACGCTCTGGTCGACTGCCACCTGGAGCAGTGCCCGGTCGAACCGCCGCTAGACCTCAAGGACGCGCGTGTCTTCTACCGCCAGTTGCGCCTGACCCTCGGCGCCTGGGCCGACGGCACGCTGCGGCATCCGCGGTTGCCGGAAAGTTGGAACGACTTCGAAAGCCGCATCCGCGCCAGCCTGCGCGCGATGATCGACCGGCCCGACGCGCAGCGCGTGCTCGCGATCAGTTCCGGCGGCGCCATCAGCGCGCTGGTGCGCGAAGTGCTCGGCCTCACCGTCGACCAGATGATCACCATGAACCTGCAAATGGTGAATACTGGCATCACCCGCCTGATGTTCAAGGGCGACAAGGTGCGGCTGCAGTCATGGAATGCGCAGCCGCATCTGGAGCGCCCGGATGCTGAACATCTGCTCTCATACACCTGA
- a CDS encoding acyl-CoA dehydrogenase family protein: MDFQHSSRVTELQNRLNAFMKEHVYPNEHTFTQQVQKNRWASPPIVEELKARAKAQGLWNLFMPGIEHGGAGLTNLEYAPLAEIMGRVFWAAEVFNCSAPDTGNMEVFARYATPEQQKKWLEPLLEGKIRSAYVMTEPNVASSDATNVELSIRAEGDEYVINGTKWFATGAMHENCQIFIVMGKTDPDNPNRHLQQSQVLVERGTPGMIIKRPLSTLGYWEEPHGHAEIVFDNVRVPKSNLLLGEGRGFEIAQGRLGPGRIHHCMRVIGAAQRALEYACKRVENRVAFGKKLSTQGSVREAIAVMASKVEMCRLMTLRAADKMDRVGNKDAKDLIAMAKIMVPQLGFEVIDMAIQLHGAGGLTGDYFLAEAFNYARWCRIADGPDQVHMMALGKQVIQELSAL, translated from the coding sequence ATGGACTTCCAACATTCGTCCCGCGTCACGGAGCTGCAAAATCGGCTCAATGCCTTCATGAAAGAGCACGTCTATCCGAACGAACACACGTTCACCCAGCAGGTGCAGAAAAACCGCTGGGCGTCGCCGCCGATCGTCGAGGAGCTGAAGGCCAGGGCGAAAGCTCAGGGGCTGTGGAACCTGTTCATGCCGGGCATCGAGCACGGCGGCGCCGGCCTGACCAACCTCGAGTACGCGCCGCTGGCCGAAATCATGGGCCGCGTGTTCTGGGCTGCCGAGGTCTTCAACTGCTCCGCGCCCGACACCGGCAATATGGAAGTGTTCGCGCGGTACGCGACGCCCGAGCAACAGAAGAAATGGCTGGAACCGCTGCTGGAAGGAAAGATCCGCTCGGCCTATGTCATGACCGAGCCGAATGTGGCTTCCAGCGACGCGACCAACGTCGAGCTCTCGATCCGCGCTGAAGGCGACGAGTACGTCATCAACGGCACCAAGTGGTTCGCCACCGGCGCGATGCACGAGAACTGCCAGATCTTCATCGTCATGGGCAAGACCGATCCGGACAACCCGAACCGCCACCTGCAGCAATCCCAGGTACTGGTCGAACGCGGCACGCCGGGCATGATCATCAAGCGGCCTCTGTCGACGCTGGGTTACTGGGAGGAGCCGCACGGCCACGCCGAAATCGTGTTCGACAACGTGCGCGTGCCGAAATCGAATCTTCTGCTCGGCGAGGGCCGCGGTTTCGAGATCGCCCAGGGCCGCCTTGGTCCAGGCCGCATCCATCACTGCATGCGCGTGATCGGCGCCGCCCAGCGCGCACTGGAATACGCCTGCAAACGCGTGGAGAATCGCGTGGCTTTCGGCAAGAAGCTGAGCACGCAGGGCTCGGTGCGCGAGGCCATCGCGGTGATGGCGTCCAAGGTCGAAATGTGCCGCCTGATGACGCTGCGCGCGGCGGACAAGATGGACCGCGTCGGCAATAAGGATGCGAAAGACCTGATTGCGATGGCGAAAATCATGGTGCCGCAACTCGGCTTCGAGGTCATCGACATGGCGATCCAACTGCACGGAGCCGGCGGTCTGACCGGGGATTATTTCCTCGCCGAGGCGTTCAACTACGCACGCTGGTGCCGCATCGCCGATGGTCCCGATCAGGTCCATATGATGGCGCTCGGCAAGCAGGTCATCCAGGAGCTGTCAGCGCTTTGA
- a CDS encoding phosphotransferase — protein MSEAVDTLNVENLQKYLAARIADFGTIQECTKFAGGQSNPTFMVRTEKSRYVLRRKPPGLLLKSAHAVDREYRVMKALAATQVPVPGMFTLCDDDSVIGSMFYVMEFVEGRIFWNSALPEQTPAERRAIYDGMVRVLAAMHTVNLEQTGLTDYGRPGNYFERQIRRWTEQYRASQTGTMRAMEKLMEWLPANVPADDGQVALNHGDYRIDNVMFHPAESRIVAVLDWELSTLGHPWADLAYQCMHLRLPPDAAIPGLGGLDREALGIPSEEEYVARYCELTGIKAIPNWDFYIIFSFFRIAAILQGVYKRALDGNASSRKAMDYGALAGPIAEMAVAMIP, from the coding sequence ATGTCTGAGGCAGTCGACACGCTGAATGTCGAAAATCTGCAGAAGTATCTGGCTGCGCGGATTGCCGATTTCGGCACGATTCAGGAATGCACCAAATTCGCGGGTGGTCAGTCCAACCCGACCTTCATGGTGCGCACCGAGAAGAGCAGATACGTACTGCGCCGGAAGCCGCCCGGACTGCTGTTGAAATCGGCGCACGCGGTCGACCGTGAATACCGTGTGATGAAGGCGCTGGCGGCGACCCAGGTGCCGGTGCCAGGGATGTTTACACTGTGCGACGACGACAGCGTCATCGGCTCGATGTTCTATGTGATGGAATTCGTCGAGGGCCGCATTTTCTGGAACAGCGCGCTGCCGGAACAAACACCGGCCGAACGCCGCGCGATCTACGATGGGATGGTGCGCGTACTCGCCGCGATGCATACGGTCAACCTGGAGCAGACCGGTCTCACCGACTACGGCCGCCCCGGCAACTACTTCGAGCGTCAGATCAGACGCTGGACCGAACAATACCGAGCCAGCCAGACCGGCACCATGCGGGCAATGGAAAAGCTGATGGAGTGGCTACCCGCCAACGTGCCGGCCGACGACGGTCAGGTCGCGCTGAACCACGGCGACTACCGCATCGACAATGTCATGTTCCACCCGGCCGAATCGCGCATCGTCGCGGTGCTCGACTGGGAGCTGTCGACGCTCGGTCACCCGTGGGCGGATCTCGCGTATCAATGCATGCATTTGCGCCTGCCGCCGGATGCGGCGATCCCTGGCCTCGGCGGTCTCGACCGCGAGGCACTCGGCATTCCCTCGGAAGAAGAGTATGTCGCGCGCTATTGCGAGCTGACCGGCATCAAGGCAATCCCGAACTGGGATTTCTACATCATCTTCAGTTTCTTCCGCATCGCCGCGATTCTGCAGGGCGTCTACAAGCGCGCTCTCGACGGCAATGCGTCGAGCAGGAAGGCAATGGACTACGGCGCGCTGGCCGGACCGATCGCGGAGATGGCCGTGGCGATGATCCCATGA
- a CDS encoding SDR family NAD(P)-dependent oxidoreductase, which translates to MNKNRFDLTGRVALITGASSGLGEHFAQVLAEAGAKVVVAARRVDRLRHLAERIKSAGGDAATVAMDVTDLDSVKAAFEEAGGFFGTIDVLINNAGVARSMLFAKTQEEDWDYVVDTNLKAAWRVARAFVDQPGMAGRPGSIVNISSILGIGVGYGESLYATSKAGLIQLTRHMALELMRNNIRVNALCPGYIETEINSGYFKSERGQAYLKNNIPSKKLGTVEDLSGALLLLASDAGAFITGVALPVDGGHLLHSL; encoded by the coding sequence ATGAACAAGAATCGTTTTGATCTGACCGGCCGCGTGGCGCTGATAACCGGTGCGTCGAGCGGTCTCGGCGAGCATTTCGCGCAGGTACTGGCCGAAGCCGGCGCCAAGGTGGTGGTCGCCGCGCGCCGTGTCGATCGCCTGCGGCATCTGGCCGAGCGCATCAAGAGTGCCGGCGGTGATGCCGCGACCGTGGCGATGGATGTCACCGATCTCGACAGCGTGAAAGCCGCGTTCGAGGAGGCGGGCGGGTTCTTTGGCACCATCGACGTGCTGATCAACAATGCCGGCGTCGCCCGATCGATGCTCTTCGCGAAGACGCAGGAAGAAGACTGGGATTACGTCGTCGATACCAACCTGAAAGCGGCATGGCGCGTCGCCCGTGCGTTCGTCGATCAACCGGGCATGGCCGGCAGGCCCGGCAGCATCGTCAACATCTCCTCGATCCTCGGCATCGGTGTCGGCTATGGTGAATCGCTGTATGCCACGTCCAAGGCGGGCCTGATCCAGCTCACCCGTCACATGGCGCTGGAGTTGATGCGCAACAACATCCGCGTCAACGCGCTCTGTCCCGGCTACATCGAAACCGAAATCAATTCAGGCTACTTCAAGTCGGAGCGCGGTCAGGCCTACCTCAAGAACAATATCCCGTCGAAGAAGCTGGGTACGGTGGAAGACCTTTCGGGCGCGCTGCTGCTGTTGGCCAGCGACGCCGGCGCTTTCATCACCGGTGTCGCACTGCCCGTCGATGGCGGTCACCTGCTGCACTCGCTGTAA
- the roxA gene encoding rubber dioxygenase RoxA produces the protein MEGCAMRLRWNCELAFSSFLILALSASRADADPLPLLDSTATRSPFSAACAGQPDSTPLPVDPRTLVVPGVNKPGAAVQFNAYWVDLHTPPAPFVSTLPPNPKNCGEFRASVARGRANIETRAYFQPFTNALAYYNLYTLWGYLIRPADFDEQVIKRYGLAKAPFRNPYPLPWENPNLTNGGSGQLPLGLMQEKDENGRYTGRISSGCSGCHDSRLGSEQEAGFVWGRSNDAIDAGLIQSDLFRSTGVGTVLQLAPVPWSVGRGTSDAIGIVDLLPALFDMDSLALVPSLLEFFPSHAGGMSRAPNWWYRAFKTRQFWDGALTSDNVRSEMAFGIANLGRTPAQRRALTAEFEDNDNFFISLSPPVYPKAINTALAEQGAVLFHERDLWANGANANIPKTPGNGSCASCHGVYSPRYAANPAYLPDPRLKGIAGVITPIETIRTDPAREQLMADVRKRRAWNTSFLAYNDQAPNHGPFYDDPITSALRRVPRSAYDNGLGPVYSPEGPNTWIEPFGYIATPLYGAWASAPYFHNGSVPSIWEVLKPSDRRAVWKRQQTSANALGTNAGYDASHASYDFAKLGWKVTALACGDVPSNDPFIPCSQEMATPDILFANIANLAANYNSLAYQSPPPITQKQIRSRMIFNSHLYGLGNGGHDFTQSLTDDERWAIIEYMKTL, from the coding sequence ATGGAGGGCTGCGCCATGAGACTGCGGTGGAACTGTGAGTTGGCGTTTTCGAGCTTTCTGATTCTCGCCCTGAGCGCTTCTCGGGCAGACGCGGACCCGTTGCCGTTGTTGGATTCGACGGCCACCCGGTCGCCGTTCTCGGCGGCATGTGCTGGGCAACCGGATTCCACTCCGTTGCCGGTGGATCCGCGCACCCTGGTGGTGCCCGGCGTCAACAAGCCTGGGGCCGCGGTGCAGTTCAATGCCTACTGGGTGGACCTGCACACGCCGCCGGCGCCGTTCGTCTCGACGCTGCCTCCGAATCCGAAGAACTGCGGCGAATTTCGCGCGAGCGTCGCTCGGGGCCGGGCGAACATCGAGACCCGCGCCTACTTCCAGCCCTTCACCAACGCGCTCGCCTACTACAACCTCTATACGCTCTGGGGCTACCTCATCCGCCCCGCCGACTTCGACGAGCAGGTCATCAAACGCTATGGACTCGCGAAGGCGCCATTCCGCAACCCCTACCCGCTGCCGTGGGAGAACCCCAACCTCACCAATGGCGGCAGCGGGCAGCTTCCGCTAGGGCTCATGCAGGAGAAGGACGAGAACGGGCGCTACACGGGAAGAATCAGCTCCGGCTGCTCGGGCTGCCACGATTCGCGGCTCGGGAGCGAACAGGAGGCCGGCTTCGTGTGGGGCCGCTCGAACGACGCGATAGATGCCGGCTTGATCCAATCCGACCTCTTCCGGTCCACGGGCGTGGGGACGGTGCTCCAACTCGCGCCCGTGCCCTGGAGCGTGGGCCGTGGCACGAGTGACGCCATTGGCATCGTCGACCTCCTGCCCGCCCTCTTCGACATGGACTCGCTCGCACTGGTACCGAGCCTGCTCGAGTTCTTCCCATCCCATGCGGGGGGCATGTCCCGCGCGCCCAACTGGTGGTACCGCGCGTTCAAGACTCGCCAGTTCTGGGATGGAGCGCTCACCTCGGACAACGTCCGTTCGGAGATGGCGTTTGGAATCGCGAACCTGGGTCGCACGCCCGCGCAGCGCCGCGCGCTGACCGCCGAGTTCGAGGACAACGACAACTTCTTCATCTCGCTCTCGCCCCCCGTCTACCCCAAGGCGATCAACACCGCACTCGCCGAGCAAGGAGCCGTGCTCTTTCACGAGCGTGACCTCTGGGCGAACGGCGCCAATGCCAACATCCCGAAGACTCCAGGCAATGGCTCCTGCGCGAGCTGCCATGGCGTCTACTCGCCACGCTACGCCGCCAACCCCGCGTACCTGCCCGATCCCCGCCTCAAGGGCATTGCCGGCGTCATCACGCCCATCGAAACCATCCGGACGGATCCGGCGCGCGAGCAACTGATGGCCGACGTGCGTAAGCGCAGAGCCTGGAACACGTCCTTCCTCGCCTACAACGACCAGGCCCCCAACCACGGTCCCTTCTACGACGACCCCATCACCAGCGCACTGCGCCGCGTGCCGCGCAGCGCGTACGACAACGGCCTCGGGCCCGTCTACTCACCCGAAGGGCCGAACACGTGGATCGAGCCGTTCGGCTACATCGCGACGCCACTCTACGGCGCGTGGGCCTCCGCGCCTTATTTCCACAACGGAAGCGTGCCCTCCATCTGGGAGGTGCTGAAGCCGTCGGACCGCCGGGCGGTATGGAAGCGCCAGCAGACCTCCGCCAACGCGCTGGGAACCAACGCGGGTTACGACGCGAGCCATGCCTCGTATGACTTCGCGAAGCTCGGATGGAAGGTGACGGCACTTGCCTGCGGAGATGTTCCGAGCAACGACCCGTTCATCCCCTGCAGCCAGGAAATGGCGACGCCCGACATCCTCTTCGCGAACATCGCCAACCTCGCCGCGAACTACAACTCGCTCGCCTACCAGTCACCGCCGCCCATCACCCAGAAGCAGATTCGCTCGCGGATGATCTTCAATTCGCATCTCTATGGGCTTGGAAATGGCGGGCATGACTTCACGCAATCGCTCACGGACGACGAGCGTTGGGCCATCATCGAATACATGAAGACGCTCTAG
- a CDS encoding kelch repeat-containing protein: MMLPKRFLPTHLHIPPRWPSLARCVTLMGALAGYSQEAVASTSGSACTSPDVEPPVLTCPSAITVQCVYSGLDVLFDHADPQFSDNCGLQSVDYPIEYIGIPDTFTSWISATDLSGNSTSCSTVWTVVDTHAPNLRVDGPLQMSLPVGAIFEEPGYMLVDDSCDGSYRWETRAQSSGSVNTGVPGIYTLTYRGSDRAGNESTATRQVKVYPFQPTLSSVSNTPQPRLLHTATLLQNGRVLVTGGFNTAAEEYDPQQAAWSTVGNSITTHRGHTATVLHNGKVLIAGGTASASEELYDPALKRWSLASPMSTPRYNHAAVTLPEGRVLVAGGGSSESSGPVLASAELYDPTTNQWSPAGPLQTARRGHTMTLMKNGRVLVTGGTDENGNTLSSVELYDPATRMWSAMPSMSTGRTLHSATLLENGKLLVVGGSTQAWTQGISTELFDFATYTWTVQGSLNAPRQAHTATRVIGDLVVVTGGFNSQTGILSSSEVYSPRTGTWKSTTSLGVGRYNHTATSLDAYTVLLVGGANNTNQSAVELFKVNAQ; the protein is encoded by the coding sequence ATGATGCTGCCCAAGCGCTTCCTTCCCACACATCTTCACATCCCTCCCCGATGGCCCTCCCTCGCGCGCTGCGTCACGCTCATGGGCGCCCTCGCCGGCTACAGCCAGGAGGCCGTCGCATCCACCAGCGGCTCCGCGTGCACCTCACCCGATGTGGAACCGCCCGTCCTGACCTGTCCCTCCGCGATCACGGTCCAGTGCGTCTACAGCGGGTTGGACGTCCTGTTCGACCATGCCGATCCCCAGTTCAGTGATAACTGCGGTCTCCAGTCCGTGGACTACCCGATTGAGTACATCGGCATTCCGGATACCTTCACCTCATGGATCTCCGCCACCGACTTGTCCGGCAACTCGACGTCCTGCTCGACGGTCTGGACGGTGGTCGATACCCATGCCCCCAACCTGCGGGTGGATGGCCCTCTGCAGATGAGCCTTCCCGTTGGCGCGATCTTCGAGGAGCCGGGGTACATGCTCGTGGATGATTCGTGTGACGGGTCCTACCGGTGGGAGACTCGGGCTCAGAGCTCCGGCAGCGTCAACACCGGAGTGCCAGGCATCTATACCCTTACCTATCGGGGCTCCGATCGCGCCGGCAACGAGAGCACCGCCACCCGGCAGGTGAAGGTCTACCCCTTCCAGCCGACCCTGTCGTCCGTCAGCAATACGCCCCAGCCCCGGCTGCTGCACACCGCGACCCTGCTGCAGAATGGCCGGGTGCTGGTGACCGGTGGCTTCAACACCGCCGCGGAGGAGTACGACCCCCAGCAGGCGGCCTGGTCCACCGTGGGCAACAGCATCACCACCCATCGTGGCCACACGGCCACCGTGCTGCACAACGGCAAGGTGCTCATCGCGGGCGGTACCGCGTCGGCGAGCGAAGAGCTGTATGACCCCGCGCTGAAGCGCTGGTCGCTGGCGAGCCCCATGAGCACCCCGCGCTACAACCACGCCGCCGTCACGCTGCCGGAGGGGCGGGTGCTGGTGGCGGGGGGAGGCTCCAGCGAGAGCTCGGGCCCCGTGCTGGCCTCGGCCGAGCTGTATGACCCCACCACGAACCAGTGGTCCCCGGCCGGCCCGCTCCAGACGGCCCGCCGTGGCCACACCATGACCCTGATGAAGAATGGCCGGGTCCTGGTCACGGGCGGAACCGATGAGAACGGCAACACCCTGTCCTCCGTGGAGCTCTACGACCCCGCCACGCGCATGTGGAGCGCGATGCCGAGCATGAGCACGGGCCGCACCCTGCACTCGGCCACGCTGCTGGAGAATGGCAAGCTGCTGGTGGTGGGCGGCTCGACCCAGGCCTGGACGCAGGGGATCTCGACGGAGCTGTTCGACTTCGCCACCTACACCTGGACCGTCCAGGGCTCTCTGAACGCCCCGCGCCAGGCGCACACAGCCACGCGCGTGATTGGAGACCTGGTCGTGGTGACCGGGGGCTTCAACAGCCAGACGGGAATCCTCTCCTCGTCCGAGGTCTACTCCCCGCGCACGGGCACCTGGAAGTCCACGACGTCCCTGGGCGTGGGCCGCTACAATCACACGGCCACGTCGCTTGATGCCTACACGGTCCTCCTGGTGGGCGGAGCCAATAACACCAACCAGTCCGCGGTGGAGCTCTTCAAGGTGAACGCGCAGTAA
- a CDS encoding MarR family winged helix-turn-helix transcriptional regulator: MSKLTVAGEVFTEVVLEVFRINGLALEAGDALTEPLGLSSARWQVLGVVDHEPAPVANVARIMGLARQSVQQTADALERDGFIEYTENPHHRRAKLITMTPRGREALRKVEARQAAWANQLAAKLDAKTLRAVAEGLRQVRQCIEEAAAPTTDNRSGGTR, translated from the coding sequence ATGTCGAAGCTCACGGTGGCAGGCGAGGTCTTCACGGAAGTGGTGCTGGAGGTCTTCCGCATCAACGGTCTGGCGCTGGAGGCGGGAGACGCGCTGACGGAGCCCCTGGGGCTCAGCAGTGCGCGCTGGCAGGTGCTCGGAGTGGTGGACCACGAGCCGGCGCCGGTGGCGAACGTGGCGCGCATCATGGGGCTCGCCCGTCAGAGCGTGCAGCAGACCGCCGACGCGTTGGAACGGGATGGCTTCATCGAATACACGGAGAACCCGCACCACCGCCGCGCGAAGCTCATCACGATGACTCCCCGGGGCCGGGAGGCGCTCCGCAAGGTGGAGGCTCGCCAGGCCGCCTGGGCCAACCAGCTCGCGGCGAAGCTGGACGCGAAGACGCTGCGGGCCGTGGCGGAAGGCCTGCGCCAGGTGCGGCAGTGCATCGAAGAGGCCGCGGCGCCCACCACCGATAACCGAAGTGGAGGTACCCGATGA
- a CDS encoding FAD-dependent oxidoreductase, which produces MRRVLIVGGGIAGPVLGMWLKRLGLEVSITEARPTAAVGEGAFLGVAPNGMNALEPLGVAAAVAAAGTACEAFQFINRRGESIGSIDRSGDASAFGRPLTMIRRGQLNAILAEEAARQGVEIRWGQRLVAVDESHPNHVIARFEDGSESSADILIGCDGLRSRVRSLLLPDAPAPSFTGLLDYGGFARGVQVPVPPGVNLMLFGRRAFFGIFVTPSGESWWFHNGAPESSDLEALRKRSDPARERERLLELHREDPPWVGDVIRATPTLLGPWPIYELQAMPRWHAGRVCLLGDAAHAMSPSAGQGASLAMEDALVLAQCLRDIDTPAKAFAAFEKARRPRVDAIFRAARRNGSGKAVSGAFSEWFRDRLLPLFLRLGASSQSKMYSYRLEWEKTT; this is translated from the coding sequence ATGCGCAGAGTGCTGATCGTGGGGGGAGGCATCGCGGGACCGGTTCTGGGAATGTGGCTGAAGCGGTTGGGGCTGGAGGTCTCCATCACCGAGGCCCGGCCGACGGCCGCGGTGGGGGAAGGCGCCTTCCTGGGTGTCGCTCCCAACGGGATGAATGCCCTGGAGCCGTTGGGAGTGGCCGCCGCCGTGGCCGCCGCGGGAACCGCGTGTGAAGCATTCCAGTTCATCAATCGAAGGGGGGAGTCCATCGGGTCCATTGATCGCAGCGGGGATGCGAGCGCGTTCGGCAGGCCCCTGACGATGATCCGGCGTGGGCAGTTGAACGCGATCCTGGCGGAGGAGGCCGCTCGGCAGGGTGTGGAGATCCGGTGGGGCCAGCGGCTCGTGGCGGTGGACGAGTCCCACCCGAACCATGTCATTGCGCGCTTCGAGGATGGCTCGGAGTCGTCCGCGGACATCCTCATCGGCTGTGATGGGCTGCGCTCCCGGGTACGGTCGCTGCTCCTCCCAGACGCCCCGGCTCCGAGCTTCACGGGGCTCCTCGATTACGGAGGCTTCGCCCGGGGCGTCCAGGTGCCGGTACCGCCAGGCGTCAACCTCATGCTCTTCGGGCGGCGGGCGTTCTTCGGCATCTTCGTCACCCCGTCAGGGGAGAGCTGGTGGTTCCACAACGGTGCGCCCGAAAGCTCGGACCTGGAGGCACTCCGAAAGCGCTCGGATCCTGCCCGGGAGCGTGAACGGCTCCTGGAACTCCATCGGGAGGATCCGCCGTGGGTCGGCGATGTGATTCGCGCCACGCCGACGCTTCTGGGACCCTGGCCCATCTACGAGCTGCAAGCGATGCCGCGGTGGCACGCGGGCCGAGTCTGTTTGCTGGGGGATGCCGCTCATGCCATGTCTCCGAGTGCGGGTCAGGGCGCGTCCCTCGCCATGGAGGATGCACTGGTGCTGGCCCAGTGCCTGCGAGACATCGACACCCCGGCGAAGGCCTTTGCCGCCTTCGAGAAGGCCCGTCGTCCCCGGGTGGATGCCATCTTCCGCGCCGCGCGCCGGAACGGGAGCGGCAAGGCCGTGAGCGGCGCGTTCTCGGAGTGGTTTCGAGATCGACTGCTACCTCTCTTCTTGCGGCTCGGCGCCTCCAGCCAATCGAAGATGTACTCGTATCGCCTGGAGTGGGAAAAGACCACTTGA